The following are from one region of the Candidatus Shapirobacteria bacterium genome:
- the rpsJ gene encoding 30S ribosomal protein S10 has product MTKGSRIRIRLKSFDHRIIDEAASKIVEVAVTAGAHVQGPIPLPTDRKIITVLTSPHTDKNARDHFQVLTHKRLIDISNTSLRTVDSLQHLDLPSGVEVEVKM; this is encoded by the coding sequence ATGACCAAAGGTAGCCGCATCCGCATTAGACTAAAATCATTTGATCATCGTATCATTGATGAAGCCGCCTCCAAAATAGTTGAGGTTGCGGTTACCGCCGGAGCTCATGTTCAGGGGCCTATTCCTCTTCCTACAGACAGGAAAATTATCACTGTGCTGACTAGTCCCCACACAGACAAAAACGCCCGGGATCATTTCCAGGTGCTTACCCACAAACGCCTTATCGATATCTCCAATACCAGTTTGAGAACTGTCGATAGCCTTCAGCATTTAGATCTTCCCTCCGGCGTTGAAGTAGAAGTTAAGATGTAA
- a CDS encoding type Z 30S ribosomal protein S14, producing MATKAKIARESKKLKYSCRHHNRCQICGRPRGFIRLFGLCRLCFRKMANQGVLPGVKRSSW from the coding sequence ATGGCCACAAAAGCAAAAATTGCACGAGAATCAAAAAAACTTAAGTACAGCTGTCGTCATCATAATAGATGTCAGATCTGTGGTCGTCCACGCGGATTTATTAGATTATTTGGTTTATGCCGCCTTTGCTTTAGAAAAATGGCAAATCAAGGAGTCCTTCCCGGAGTTAAAAGATCCAGTTGGTAA
- the rpmC gene encoding 50S ribosomal protein L29, giving the protein MKKTDKIAYRQKSSEELQKTLSDLRNKIVELKAKFYSGNQKDTSVFKKVKYEIALISTVLRQQEGQKQNDKQ; this is encoded by the coding sequence ATGAAAAAAACTGATAAAATTGCCTACAGGCAGAAAAGCTCCGAAGAGCTCCAAAAAACACTTTCTGACTTAAGGAATAAAATAGTTGAGCTAAAAGCCAAATTTTATTCCGGTAATCAAAAAGATACTTCTGTATTTAAAAAAGTTAAATACGAAATCGCCCTGATTTCAACGGTTCTCCGTCAACAAGAGGGTCAGAAACAAAATGACAAGCAATAA
- the rplX gene encoding 50S ribosomal protein L24: protein MKILKGDTVKVLIGKDKNRSGTVVASFPRKTAVVVKGLNMFKKHIKASQGKPGSIIEKERALQVSKIILVCPNCQKSTRVGYEIDKSGDKYRICKKCKTIIQNKVIKK, encoded by the coding sequence ATGAAAATTCTTAAGGGCGACACAGTCAAAGTTTTAATTGGTAAGGACAAAAACCGTTCCGGTACGGTAGTTGCCAGCTTTCCCCGGAAAACGGCCGTTGTAGTCAAAGGTCTCAACATGTTCAAAAAACACATCAAGGCCTCGCAGGGTAAACCAGGTTCAATTATCGAAAAAGAAAGGGCTCTACAGGTTTCCAAGATAATCCTTGTCTGCCCAAACTGCCAAAAATCCACCCGGGTAGGTTACGAAATCGACAAATCCGGTGATAAATATCGTATTTGTAAAAAGTGCAAGACGATTATCCAAAACAAAGTCATTAAAAAATAA
- the rpsE gene encoding 30S ribosomal protein S5 → MYQDKQNNRSERYEKPISEFTEKVVQVKRVSKKTKGGNQASFTALVVSGDKKSRVGVGLGKAKSVADAIQKAILRARKTMITVPIVDGTISKEVRLKFKGALVLIRPGKKGSGIIAGGPVRSVVELAGVKDVVSKIIGSKNKSINVWATVQALTQLAK, encoded by the coding sequence ATGTACCAAGATAAACAAAACAATAGATCAGAGAGATACGAAAAACCAATCAGTGAATTTACCGAAAAAGTCGTCCAGGTTAAAAGGGTATCCAAAAAAACTAAAGGCGGAAATCAGGCGTCATTTACTGCTCTGGTTGTCTCTGGTGACAAAAAATCAAGAGTTGGGGTCGGTTTAGGCAAAGCAAAAAGTGTAGCTGATGCTATTCAAAAAGCCATCCTTCGCGCCAGAAAAACCATGATTACTGTCCCTATTGTCGACGGTACCATATCCAAAGAAGTTCGTCTAAAATTTAAAGGGGCACTTGTCCTTATCCGTCCGGGTAAAAAGGGAAGTGGCATCATCGCCGGCGGCCCTGTCCGTTCGGTTGTAGAATTAGCCGGTGTCAAAGATGTTGTCAGCAAAATTATTGGCTCAAAAAACAAGTCAATAAATGTTTGGGCCACCGTCCAGGCTTTAACCCAATTAGCAAAATAA
- a CDS encoding 50S ribosomal protein L23 has product MNLSSPNHIILKPITTEKSLKDQATGKYLFQVDLKATKSQISAAFKTIFGISPQTINTNKIKGKIKTDWKKRRPIRKPDIKKAIITVKKDQKIELLSPPKTK; this is encoded by the coding sequence ATGAACCTATCTAGTCCCAACCATATTATTTTAAAACCGATCACGACCGAAAAATCTCTCAAGGATCAAGCTACCGGGAAATATCTTTTTCAGGTTGATCTGAAAGCCACAAAAAGTCAGATTTCTGCCGCCTTCAAAACCATTTTCGGAATAAGTCCGCAAACAATCAACACTAATAAAATCAAGGGCAAAATCAAAACCGACTGGAAAAAACGTCGCCCGATCCGAAAGCCCGATATTAAAAAAGCCATAATTACTGTAAAAAAAGACCAAAAAATTGAATTATTATCACCTCCAAAAACTAAATAA
- the rplC gene encoding 50S ribosomal protein L3, whose translation MISGFIAKKGPMTSVFTENGKRIGVSKLIAAPLTVTQIKTPQKDGYPAIQIAYGSRKKITNKAVSSKITKLKLDITPKGFKEFEVVSDQIPEIGKEIAIDSVFSVGDTVKVTGVTKGHGFSGVIKRHGFHRQPVSGGQSDRVRAPGSIGAQTPGKVLKGKKMPGHFGNTQKSVLNLKIVSINPETSEITLSGSVPGSYNSWVIISKS comes from the coding sequence ATGATCTCAGGCTTCATTGCAAAAAAAGGTCCCATGACCAGCGTCTTTACTGAAAACGGCAAAAGAATTGGTGTTTCCAAGCTGATTGCCGCTCCTCTCACGGTGACCCAAATAAAAACACCCCAAAAGGATGGTTATCCGGCCATCCAGATTGCCTATGGTTCAAGAAAAAAAATCACCAACAAGGCGGTTTCCTCCAAGATTACAAAATTAAAATTAGATATTACTCCAAAAGGCTTTAAAGAATTTGAAGTGGTATCTGACCAAATTCCTGAAATTGGAAAGGAGATCGCAATCGACTCGGTTTTTTCTGTAGGTGATACGGTAAAAGTGACCGGGGTAACCAAGGGACACGGTTTTTCCGGTGTCATCAAAAGGCACGGTTTCCATCGTCAACCTGTTTCTGGCGGTCAATCTGACAGAGTCAGGGCTCCGGGTTCCATCGGTGCTCAAACCCCCGGCAAAGTTTTAAAAGGAAAAAAGATGCCCGGTCATTTCGGAAACACCCAAAAAAGTGTCCTAAATTTAAAAATAGTATCCATCAATCCAGAAACCTCAGAAATCACCCTAAGTGGCTCTGTTCCCGGTTCTTACAACTCCTGGGTAATTATTTCAAAAAGCTAA
- the rplE gene encoding 50S ribosomal protein L5, which translates to MLRSTYLKTTNEALVKLLGKDRNTNSFPKLIKVVINYRVTEGRESQESLAAAEVDLLSITGQKPKLCKAKKSVATFKVRQGDPLALKVTLRGERMYDFIEKLFNLVLPRLRDFKGMSANSFDEKGNYNFVIKDQTYFPEINLDKVNKIRSVQTTISISASSKEESKMLLSALGFPFEKN; encoded by the coding sequence ATGCTAAGAAGTACTTATTTAAAAACAACAAACGAAGCTTTGGTAAAACTCCTGGGAAAAGACAGGAATACCAATTCATTCCCTAAACTTATTAAAGTTGTTATCAACTATCGGGTCACAGAAGGTCGTGAAAGCCAGGAGTCACTTGCAGCCGCCGAAGTCGACCTCTTATCCATTACGGGTCAAAAACCAAAACTTTGTAAAGCCAAAAAATCCGTTGCCACTTTTAAAGTCAGGCAGGGAGATCCATTGGCCCTAAAAGTCACTCTACGCGGTGAAAGAATGTACGATTTTATTGAAAAGCTATTCAACCTTGTTCTGCCCAGGCTCCGTGACTTCAAAGGTATGTCAGCTAATTCTTTTGATGAAAAAGGTAATTACAACTTTGTTATCAAAGATCAAACTTATTTTCCCGAAATAAATCTTGATAAAGTCAATAAAATCAGATCTGTCCAGACTACCATAAGTATTTCTGCCTCTTCAAAAGAAGAGTCAAAAATGTTATTATCCGCCCTAGGGTTTCCGTTCGAAAAAAACTAA
- the rpsS gene encoding 30S ribosomal protein S19, with translation MSRSSRKGPYIDKKLLEKIGKQSLAGEAIKTWARKSQISPEFVGHNLAVHNGKKFINVHVTEDMVGHRVGEFSPTRTFKGHGRVVKRVIEKT, from the coding sequence ATGTCCCGAAGTTCACGAAAAGGTCCATATATCGACAAAAAGCTTCTCGAAAAAATAGGCAAGCAATCTCTTGCCGGTGAAGCCATAAAAACTTGGGCCAGAAAAAGCCAAATTTCCCCCGAATTTGTCGGTCACAACCTTGCTGTTCACAACGGTAAAAAATTCATTAACGTCCATGTTACCGAAGATATGGTTGGCCACCGTGTTGGTGAATTTTCTCCCACCAGAACCTTTAAAGGCCACGGACGTGTCGTTAAGAGAGTTATAGAAAAGACGTAA
- the rplB gene encoding 50S ribosomal protein L2 produces MSFPRSLLTIKKKITGRDSKGHISVRHRGGGEKRYLRDIDWKRDQIDIKARVISIDYDPNRTADIALLSYTNGLKSYILATSKLKVNDVVVCSQNAPIKEGNRSFLKNIPVGIPIHCLEIKPGKPAQMVKSAGSAAYIQSIDGDKTIVKLPSGEIRIFHSESKATIGQVGNSEHNTQKLVKAGDSRHRGIRPTVRGIAQNPHSHPHGGGEGRSSIGMNPKTPWGRPAMGKKTRKLKKASNKLIIKHRK; encoded by the coding sequence ATGAGCTTTCCCCGTTCCTTATTAACTATTAAAAAGAAAATTACCGGCCGTGACTCAAAAGGCCACATTTCCGTCAGACATCGTGGCGGTGGCGAAAAAAGGTATCTAAGGGACATTGATTGGAAAAGGGATCAAATTGACATCAAGGCCAGAGTTATTTCAATCGATTATGATCCCAACCGCACTGCGGACATTGCTCTTTTATCATATACTAATGGTCTTAAATCATACATTTTGGCTACCAGCAAACTCAAGGTAAACGACGTTGTCGTATGTTCCCAAAACGCTCCCATTAAAGAAGGTAACCGTTCGTTTTTGAAAAATATTCCGGTTGGTATTCCTATCCACTGTCTCGAAATCAAACCGGGCAAACCGGCTCAGATGGTAAAAAGTGCCGGTTCTGCTGCCTATATCCAAAGTATAGATGGTGATAAAACCATCGTTAAGCTACCCTCTGGCGAAATCCGAATTTTCCACTCAGAATCCAAAGCCACCATTGGTCAGGTCGGAAATTCCGAACATAATACTCAAAAATTAGTAAAAGCCGGAGATTCTCGTCATCGCGGTATTCGTCCCACAGTTAGGGGTATAGCTCAGAATCCGCATTCCCATCCGCACGGAGGCGGTGAGGGCAGAAGTTCAATTGGTATGAATCCCAAGACTCCATGGGGTCGTCCGGCCATGGGAAAGAAAACCAGAAAACTCAAAAAAGCTTCCAACAAACTAATTATTAAACATCGTAAATAA
- the rplF gene encoding 50S ribosomal protein L6, with translation MSRIGRLPISIPAGVTVNVNSNIVTVSGTKGTLTLKTPLKIAIDQKDGQVVVSRLSEDKKVRSNHGSIRAHINNMIQGVQTPWHKELLIKGTGYKAVLSGNKLIVSAGYIHPVEVIAPEGIQFQVLEDTKVIVTGADKTIVGQVASNIRKIRTPEPYKGKGIRYVDEFIKLKAGKTAKA, from the coding sequence ATGTCAAGAATCGGAAGATTACCAATATCAATCCCTGCCGGAGTTACCGTCAACGTTAACTCCAATATTGTCACTGTCTCCGGGACAAAAGGAACATTAACCCTAAAGACTCCTCTCAAAATTGCTATCGACCAAAAAGATGGCCAAGTGGTTGTCTCCCGTCTTTCTGAAGACAAAAAAGTTCGCTCCAACCACGGTTCGATTCGTGCTCATATCAACAACATGATTCAGGGAGTGCAGACTCCCTGGCACAAAGAGCTCTTGATAAAAGGCACTGGTTATAAAGCCGTTTTATCCGGAAACAAGTTGATTGTCAGCGCCGGTTATATTCATCCGGTCGAGGTAATCGCTCCCGAAGGAATCCAATTTCAGGTCTTAGAGGACACCAAGGTTATCGTTACCGGTGCAGACAAAACTATTGTCGGCCAAGTAGCTAGCAACATCAGGAAAATTCGAACCCCCGAACCATACAAGGGTAAAGGAATCCGCTATGTTGATGAATTTATTAAGTTGAAAGCCGGAAAAACAGCCAAAGCCTAA
- a CDS encoding uL22 family ribosomal protein: protein MVNPIKNTKPPEVEKAVEKPVAPIVRYLNKNIKISPRKLRLLARTIKKVTPQVALTQLKFTNSKSARVLLKAVQTVISTAKSNYSLAPETLTFDSIRVDEGLKIKRMDKSHGSRFSRGLIQKRHSRLEIKVKVKTN, encoded by the coding sequence ATGGTTAATCCTATTAAAAATACTAAGCCCCCTGAGGTCGAAAAAGCAGTCGAAAAGCCAGTTGCCCCGATTGTTCGCTATCTTAATAAAAATATCAAGATTTCCCCTCGGAAATTAAGACTACTGGCCAGGACTATCAAAAAAGTAACACCTCAAGTCGCCCTTACTCAGCTTAAGTTTACCAACAGTAAATCAGCCAGAGTACTCTTAAAAGCTGTCCAAACGGTAATTTCTACCGCCAAAAGCAACTATAGCCTAGCTCCCGAAACATTAACATTTGATTCCATCCGTGTTGACGAAGGGCTAAAAATAAAACGTATGGACAAATCTCACGGTTCCCGTTTTTCCCGTGGTTTAATCCAAAAAAGACACAGCCGTCTTGAAATAAAAGTTAAAGTTAAAACCAACTAA
- the rpsH gene encoding 30S ribosomal protein S8, whose translation MIISLPIDFLIRIKNGYKAGRKTITGPASKYCVAIADLLKKHGLISGYSVSDDAKKIITINLAYNNNEPAISDVKIHSRPGRRVYEKSISLPWGKGKQSLFIISTSSGVFSQKEAKSKGLGGEILAEIN comes from the coding sequence ATGATCATCTCTCTCCCTATCGATTTTTTAATCAGAATCAAAAATGGTTACAAAGCAGGCCGCAAGACAATTACCGGTCCGGCCTCAAAATATTGCGTAGCAATAGCCGATCTTTTGAAAAAACATGGTCTCATATCCGGATATTCAGTCTCAGACGATGCCAAAAAAATAATCACCATCAATCTTGCCTACAACAACAATGAGCCGGCAATTTCAGATGTCAAAATCCACTCCAGGCCCGGGCGAAGAGTCTACGAAAAGTCCATATCCCTTCCCTGGGGTAAAGGTAAACAATCACTTTTTATTATTTCTACCTCAAGCGGTGTTTTTTCTCAAAAGGAAGCCAAGTCAAAAGGTTTAGGCGGAGAAATATTGGCCGAAATTAACTAA
- the rpsC gene encoding 30S ribosomal protein S3, whose protein sequence is MGQKVNPIGFRLETTKNSPEWQSSWYADKKKYSALLIQDKVIRDYLQKKLYSAGVVALKIERSTKRLKLVIIVSRPGLVIGRGGKELEAIKKDILKLLPKTSGKQNVEIQVEEFKHSDLSAKLIGEKIAYQLTKRLPYRRAVLSAMEKSIQAGAKGIKVILSGRINGAEISRREKFSQGKVPLSTIRANIDYAECPSLTRSGYIGVKVYLCLF, encoded by the coding sequence ATGGGTCAAAAAGTAAATCCTATCGGTTTTAGGCTAGAAACAACCAAGAATAGTCCTGAATGGCAATCTTCCTGGTATGCCGATAAGAAAAAATATTCGGCACTTTTAATTCAGGACAAGGTCATTCGTGATTATCTTCAGAAAAAGTTATATTCAGCCGGTGTCGTTGCTCTAAAAATAGAACGCTCAACCAAAAGACTGAAATTAGTTATTATCGTTAGCCGTCCCGGCTTAGTAATCGGTCGTGGCGGTAAAGAATTAGAAGCGATAAAAAAGGATATCCTTAAGCTGTTGCCAAAAACCAGCGGTAAGCAAAATGTCGAGATTCAGGTCGAAGAATTTAAACACAGTGATTTGTCAGCTAAGCTGATTGGCGAAAAAATTGCCTATCAGTTAACCAAAAGATTACCCTACCGACGGGCCGTATTATCAGCCATGGAAAAATCAATTCAAGCCGGCGCAAAAGGTATCAAAGTTATTTTGTCCGGTCGTATAAACGGTGCCGAAATTAGCCGTCGGGAAAAATTTTCCCAGGGGAAAGTTCCCCTAAGTACAATCCGCGCCAACATTGATTATGCAGAATGTCCCTCATTAACCAGATCGGGTTATATCGGTGTAAAAGTTTATTTGTGTTTATTTTAA
- the rplP gene encoding 50S ribosomal protein L16, whose product MLQPSRTKYRKAFRGRKHGLSQGFLVSFGDYGLKSLEASWITANQIESARRAIAHATKRNGKVWIRIFPDKPYTAKGANSMGAGKGDVKGYVCVVKPGRIMFEVSGLTEPQAREALLLASAKLPVTTKIIKRK is encoded by the coding sequence ATGTTACAACCAAGCCGAACAAAATATAGAAAAGCTTTCCGTGGTCGAAAACACGGATTATCTCAAGGGTTCCTGGTCTCCTTCGGCGATTACGGCCTAAAATCACTTGAAGCCAGTTGGATTACCGCCAACCAAATTGAATCTGCCCGTCGGGCTATCGCCCATGCCACCAAAAGAAATGGTAAAGTGTGGATTAGAATTTTTCCGGACAAACCATATACCGCTAAAGGTGCCAATTCGATGGGTGCCGGAAAAGGTGACGTCAAAGGCTATGTTTGTGTTGTCAAACCCGGGAGGATAATGTTTGAAGTTTCTGGGTTAACTGAACCTCAGGCCCGCGAAGCTTTACTTTTGGCCTCAGCAAAATTGCCTGTTACTACAAAAATTATAAAAAGAAAATAA
- the rplD gene encoding 50S ribosomal protein L4 — translation MKTQLYDINAKQIGEITLPSTVFGAQISEQLISNSIRTSLSNKRSALAKTKHRGEVAGTTKKMWAQKGTGRARHGSAKAPIFVGGGSAHGPRGERNFDTKVNSKARKMAVNSILSKFAKNKSILVVEKLNTISPKTKEGIKLITGLKGVNEVLSKSSKVGIISSKTLVNVRRAFGNIPKVRLLSLKSLNVLDLSNQNSLIFTKRAIEQLTK, via the coding sequence ATGAAAACTCAACTTTACGACATTAACGCAAAACAAATTGGCGAAATAACTTTGCCATCTACCGTTTTTGGCGCCCAAATATCCGAGCAATTAATCTCTAATTCTATCCGGACTTCACTTTCTAACAAAAGAAGCGCATTGGCCAAGACCAAGCATCGGGGAGAAGTTGCCGGAACTACCAAAAAAATGTGGGCTCAAAAAGGTACCGGTCGCGCTCGCCATGGTAGTGCCAAAGCCCCCATTTTTGTCGGTGGCGGAAGTGCTCACGGGCCGAGAGGTGAGCGAAATTTTGACACAAAGGTCAATTCTAAAGCCAGAAAAATGGCTGTTAACTCCATTCTTTCTAAATTCGCAAAAAATAAAAGTATTCTGGTTGTCGAAAAATTAAATACCATTTCTCCAAAAACCAAAGAGGGAATCAAACTAATTACTGGACTTAAAGGCGTTAATGAAGTATTATCAAAAAGTTCAAAAGTGGGGATAATCAGTAGCAAAACACTGGTTAATGTCCGCCGGGCCTTTGGTAACATCCCAAAAGTCCGTCTTTTATCCCTTAAATCGTTGAATGTCCTCGATCTTTCCAATCAAAATTCACTGATTTTTACCAAAAGAGCAATTGAGCAATTAACCAAATAA
- the rplN gene encoding 50S ribosomal protein L14, with protein MIQLRSTITVADNCGARTAQIIHIYKGYFHKKGGIGDIVMGVVQDSIPNGMVKAKEKIKMVIVRTKKETGRTDGSYIRFSDNAGVIIDSQNNPRGTRIFGPIAREIKDLGFNKIASMAKEVY; from the coding sequence ATGATCCAGCTAAGAAGCACCATCACTGTTGCCGATAATTGTGGAGCTCGTACTGCTCAGATTATTCACATTTACAAGGGTTATTTTCACAAAAAGGGCGGTATCGGTGACATTGTCATGGGCGTGGTCCAGGACTCAATTCCAAACGGTATGGTCAAGGCCAAAGAAAAGATAAAAATGGTAATTGTCAGGACAAAAAAAGAGACAGGTCGTACCGATGGATCGTACATTCGCTTTAGTGATAATGCCGGTGTTATAATTGATTCTCAAAATAACCCCAGAGGGACAAGAATTTTTGGTCCGATAGCCAGGGAAATTAAAGATTTGGGCTTCAACAAAATTGCCTCAATGGCAAAAGAGGTTTATTGA
- the secY gene encoding preprotein translocase subunit SecY, translating to MNQFVKSLSLYLEALKTPLIRKKILITLGILILFRFIAHIPVPGVNLSLLKSFFSQNQLLSLLDIFSGGTLANFSIAALGLNPYINASIMLQLLSMVVPQLEELQKEGEYGRAKINQYTRILTIPLSIVQSIGMYGILRSQNIIQNLSPLTLVALVASMLAGTMIMIFLGEMINVYGVGNGISMIIFAGIIARLPVGLIQTLSVTDLSNPQTGLNLIVFAALAVALVLAIVMVEEAILRIPISYAKRAQTTYLPIKVDTAGVMPIIFAMSLASIPSLLGQFLSKLSNSVIASFGSLIGRIFQSGSYVHIFLYFFLVIGFTFFYTSVVFKPKDIADELRKSGGYMPGIRPGLATEKRLKYLINRVIAIGAVFLGLIAVSPSIVQKMTNITTLTVGGTSVLIVVSVVIELTRKIENVVQSYNYDKLTY from the coding sequence ATGAATCAATTCGTCAAGTCACTTTCCCTTTATCTCGAAGCCCTAAAAACACCTCTGATTAGGAAAAAAATTCTAATTACCCTCGGTATCCTGATACTTTTTCGATTTATCGCCCACATTCCCGTCCCCGGAGTCAATCTTAGTCTGCTAAAAAGCTTTTTTTCCCAAAATCAACTCCTCTCTCTGCTCGATATATTTTCCGGTGGAACCCTTGCTAATTTCTCTATTGCCGCTCTGGGTTTGAATCCCTACATTAACGCCTCAATTATGCTCCAGCTTCTTTCTATGGTAGTTCCCCAACTCGAAGAATTACAAAAAGAAGGGGAATACGGCCGGGCAAAAATAAATCAATACACCAGGATATTAACCATTCCTCTTTCCATCGTCCAGTCCATAGGTATGTATGGAATTTTAAGATCTCAAAACATTATCCAAAATCTATCTCCGCTAACACTTGTCGCTCTGGTCGCCAGCATGCTAGCCGGCACCATGATAATGATATTTCTTGGAGAAATGATAAATGTCTATGGGGTCGGAAACGGAATATCTATGATCATTTTTGCCGGTATTATTGCCCGTCTTCCGGTTGGTTTGATCCAAACACTAAGCGTTACCGATCTTTCGAATCCTCAAACAGGTCTCAATCTAATTGTTTTTGCCGCACTGGCCGTCGCTTTGGTCTTGGCAATAGTAATGGTTGAAGAAGCCATTTTGAGAATTCCCATCAGTTATGCCAAAAGAGCCCAAACAACTTATCTACCTATCAAGGTCGATACTGCCGGAGTCATGCCTATCATTTTTGCTATGTCCCTTGCTTCTATCCCTTCGCTTTTGGGGCAGTTTTTATCGAAACTTTCAAATTCCGTCATTGCTTCTTTTGGCTCATTAATCGGTAGGATTTTTCAATCCGGCAGTTATGTCCATATATTTTTATACTTCTTTTTAGTAATCGGTTTTACATTTTTCTATACCTCAGTCGTCTTTAAACCAAAAGATATTGCCGATGAATTAAGAAAGTCGGGCGGCTACATGCCCGGCATCCGGCCTGGTCTTGCCACTGAAAAACGTCTCAAGTATCTGATCAACCGGGTGATTGCTATTGGTGCCGTGTTTTTAGGGTTAATCGCTGTTTCCCCCTCAATTGTCCAAAAAATGACAAATATCACCACTCTCACTGTTGGCGGAACCAGCGTTTTAATTGTTGTCTCGGTAGTCATCGAGCTTACCAGAAAAATCGAAAATGTTGTCCAAAGTTACAATTACGACAAACTAACATATTAA
- the rpsQ gene encoding 30S ribosomal protein S17, with protein MTSNNNKKLGKTFIGEVVSDKMKNTIVITMEYKSRHPLYKKIVKKNKKIYAENNLSAKIGDIVKVRETRPLSKLKRFTTLEIQTK; from the coding sequence ATGACAAGCAATAATAACAAAAAATTAGGCAAGACATTTATCGGTGAAGTAGTCTCTGATAAAATGAAAAATACCATTGTGATTACAATGGAATACAAAAGTCGTCATCCTTTATACAAAAAAATTGTCAAAAAAAATAAAAAGATTTACGCTGAAAACAATCTCTCGGCTAAAATTGGCGATATCGTAAAGGTCCGGGAAACTCGGCCTTTAAGTAAACTAAAAAGATTTACTACGTTAGAAATCCAGACGAAATAA
- the rplO gene encoding 50S ribosomal protein L15 has protein sequence MEIRNNLTKTIDKSLKRRGRGIGSGVGGHTTGRGAKGDKSRGQTKITFDGSKIKKGWIKRLPFLRGKHRTNRMSQYSLITLEQIDKWFKTGETVDATSISKKAKISQRKLGASIKVLSRGKLTKTLTFKGLKFSEKALAQVTSSGGKID, from the coding sequence ATGGAAATTCGAAATAATTTAACAAAAACAATTGACAAGAGTCTCAAGCGAAGAGGCCGCGGTATCGGTTCTGGTGTCGGTGGCCATACCACTGGCCGTGGTGCCAAAGGAGACAAGTCCCGTGGTCAAACAAAAATAACTTTTGACGGTAGCAAGATCAAAAAAGGTTGGATCAAAAGACTGCCTTTTTTGAGGGGTAAACACAGAACCAACAGAATGAGCCAATATTCTCTCATCACCCTCGAACAGATTGATAAGTGGTTCAAAACAGGAGAGACTGTTGACGCTACCTCAATCTCTAAGAAAGCAAAAATCTCTCAAAGAAAGTTAGGGGCAAGTATCAAGGTGCTTTCCCGTGGTAAGCTAACAAAAACATTAACTTTTAAAGGCCTTAAATTCTCTGAAAAAGCCTTGGCACAAGTTACTTCGTCGGGTGGTAAGATAGATTAA
- the rplR gene encoding 50S ribosomal protein L18, whose translation MINHNTKIRRLNRVRAKLARNVGIPRLSVFRSNQHLWAQIIDDKHGRTIVSASTKSLKKITGTKTEKAIAVGAEIAKLAIEKKVNKVRFDRGLYRYHGRVKSLADEARKNGLKF comes from the coding sequence ATGATCAATCACAACACAAAAATTAGAAGGTTAAATCGAGTCAGGGCAAAGCTCGCCCGAAACGTTGGTATACCCAGACTCTCTGTTTTTCGCAGCAATCAGCATCTTTGGGCCCAGATAATTGACGACAAACACGGTCGGACCATTGTTTCTGCCTCGACGAAATCTCTCAAAAAAATTACCGGTACAAAAACAGAGAAAGCCATTGCTGTCGGGGCTGAGATTGCCAAGCTCGCTATAGAAAAAAAAGTTAACAAGGTTCGCTTTGACAGAGGCTTATACCGATATCACGGTCGGGTCAAATCTCTGGCGGATGAAGCCAGAAAAAACGGACTAAAATTTTAA